DNA sequence from the bacterium genome:
AGCCGGCGACAGCCCAAGGAGGCGGCCGTACACCTCGTCGTTGTGCGCCCCCATCCGCGGCCCCGCCCATGCGATCGCGCCGGGAGTCCGGCTGAGCTTGGGCACGATCCCCGGGAGCGCAAGGGTCCCGACGTCCGGATCCTCAACCTCGACGATCATCCCCCGATCGCGAAATTGACGATCCCGGCAGATGCCGGCGATGTCGTAGACGGGGCCCGCGGGCACACCGGCCCTCGCCAGGTGGCCGTCGACCTCGGCGAGGGACAGCTCGCGGGTCCACGCCGCGATCTCTTCGTCCAACTCGGCCTGCCTGCGCCCGCGCCCTTGATCGTCGGCCAGCTCCGGATCCGCCAGCCAGTCGGTCCGGCCCATGAGCGTGGCGAGCCGGCGGAACACATTGTCGTTGTTGGCGCCGATGACGACGTACTGGCCGTCGCGGGTCGGGTAGATGCTGCTCGGGGCGACCCCGGGCAGGCCGGTGCCGTGCCGCCGTCCGATGATGCCAAGCTTCTGGTAGGCGGGTAGGAGATCGTCGAGGAGGCTGAAGGTTGCCTCCGTGAGCGCGACGTCAATCTCCTGCCCGCGGCCGCTGCGGCGGCGCTCCTCCAGGGCCGCCAGCGCCGCGCACGCTCCATAGAGCCCGGCTACGGAGTCCGCAAGCGCGAACCCCACCCGCGTCGGCGGCCGGTCCGGGTACCCGGTCAAGAACCGCACGCCTGCAACCGCCTCCGCCACCCCCCCGAACCCCGCGCGATCGCGGTAGGGTCCGGTCTGTCCGTACCCGCTGATGCGCACCATGACGAGATGGGGATAGGCCTCCTCCACCTGAGTGTAGGCCAGCCCCCAGCGCTCCAGCACCCCCGGCCGGAAGTTCTCGACGACGATATCGACGACACCGTAGAGCCGGCGGCACAGCCGCTGCCCTTCCTCGTGATGGAGATCGAGCGTAATGGCCCGCTTGCCCCGGGAGACGACTTTCCAGAGAAGGGAGTGGCCCTCGTATTGACTCCGCCACCCCCGCACGGGATCGCCCCGGGCGGGCTGCTCGACTTTGATGACGTCTGCGCCGAGATCCGCGAGCACCCGACTACACGTAGGCCCCGCGATCATGTTGCCGAGGTCCAACACCCGTACCCCCACGAGCGGGCCGGCCGGCGGGGCCGCAGATGTCATGTCGGATGGGCGTGCCGAGCGGTGGGGTGCGAAAGCGGCCCGATCACACCGGCGGCGCGCAGCTCGGCAATGGCCTTCGGCGCGTACCCGGCTTCGCGAAGGATGTCTTCGGTGTGCTGGCCGAGCAGCGGCGGCGGCAGGCGAAACTCGCCGGGCGTATCGGAGAGCTTGACCGGCATCCCGAGCAGCTTGACCATCCCGTGCACGGGATGGGGCATCTCAACCAGCATCTGCTGAT
Encoded proteins:
- a CDS encoding CoA transferase; translation: MTSAAPPAGPLVGVRVLDLGNMIAGPTCSRVLADLGADVIKVEQPARGDPVRGWRSQYEGHSLLWKVVSRGKRAITLDLHHEEGQRLCRRLYGVVDIVVENFRPGVLERWGLAYTQVEEAYPHLVMVRISGYGQTGPYRDRAGFGGVAEAVAGVRFLTGYPDRPPTRVGFALADSVAGLYGACAALAALEERRRSGRGQEIDVALTEATFSLLDDLLPAYQKLGIIGRRHGTGLPGVAPSSIYPTRDGQYVVIGANNDNVFRRLATLMGRTDWLADPELADDQGRGRRQAELDEEIAAWTRELSLAEVDGHLARAGVPAGPVYDIAGICRDRQFRDRGMIVEVEDPDVGTLALPGIVPKLSRTPGAIAWAGPRMGAHNDEVYGRLLGLSPAEIDGLRRRGVI